A DNA window from Zingiber officinale cultivar Zhangliang chromosome 3A, Zo_v1.1, whole genome shotgun sequence contains the following coding sequences:
- the LOC122052838 gene encoding LRR receptor-like serine/threonine-protein kinase ER2, translating into MALIMFQIHCPFFFFFFFSLFFLSFVVQGNDDELRALMELKSSLDPEGRRLSSWVLDGEPCRGQFEGVACDAAGKVANISLQGKGLSGSISPAVERLRGLTGLYLHFNNISGEIPRAIANLTALTDLYLNVNNLSGGIPEECEAMVGLQVLQLSNNKLTGGIPPQLGLLKSLNLLTLQSNSLSGAIPATLGDLTELKWLDLSFNHIFGSVPVKLSQLSQLTFLDVQNNLLSGSVPTELKKLGPNFKYGNNTGLCGSGFSGLMVCSSSDLNASRPEPFSASLTPQDLPQSVNITSDCSTSHCFGSSNSPNLVIVIAATIATFGVLVCALMAAFWLRNHRKQNLVSALHKASNSLLVTDPTKCSYRTASPLISLEYSSHWDPLTDERTSIGSSQEAPQIYRFNLEEIECATQYFSEANLIGKKSSFAATYKGRLRDGTEIAVKRINKTSCKSEEAEFLMGLKALTLLRHENLIGLRGFCYSRARGECFLIYDFAANGSLSEYLDIKCHEIHNVLDWPIRVSIVKGIAKGMEYLHSNQPNKPSLLHQNLSSTRVLIDCHFNPQISGAGLHKLLAEDVIFSCLKTSAAMGYLAPEYAVVGRFSEKSDVYAFGVIVFQLLTGKTRTCHLRPDAESGKLEDLIDESLQGNYSKPEAAKLAGIALLCTSEVPNQRPTMEAVVQELEGSRCRN; encoded by the exons ATGGCTTTGATTATGTTTCAAATTCAttgccctttcttcttcttcttcttcttctccctctttttcctcaGCTTTGTGGTACAAGGGAATGACGATGAGCTGCGAGCTCTCATGGAGTTGAAGTCCTCCTTGGACCCGGAGGGCCGGCGACTCTCCTCGTGGGTGCTCGACGGCGAGCCTTGCCGAGGGCAGTTCGAGGGTGTGGCTTGCGACGCGGCCGGGAAGGTGGCCAACATCTCTCTCCAAGGGAAGGGGCTCTCCGGCTCCATCTCTCCGGCGGTGGAGCGGTTGCGCGGTCTTACTGGGCTTTACCTCCACTTCAACAACATCTCCGGCGAGATCCCTCGAGCGATTGCAAATCTGACGGCCTTGACCGACCTTTACCTCAACGTCAATAACCTCTCCGGCGGCATACCCGAGGAGTGTGAAGCAATGGTCGGACTCCAAG TTCTCCAGCTTTCAAATAACAAGTTGACTGGGGGCATACCTCCTCAGCTAGGGCTTCTCAAGAGTCTCAACCTGCTTACTCTGCAATCTAATTCCCTCAGTGGAGCCATCCCTGCAACACTCGGAGACTTAACTGAGTTGAAGTGGTTGGACTTAAGCTTCAATCACATTTTTGGTTCAGTCCCTGTTAAACTCTCTCAGCTTTCTCAGTTGACCTTTTTAGATGTTCAAAACAACTTGCTCTCCGGCAGTGTACCTACTG aATTAAAGAAATTGGGGCCAAACTTCAAGTATGGAAATAACACTGGTCTATGTGGAAGTGGATTCTCTGGTCTTATGGTTTGCTCTTCTTCGGATCTCAATGCAAGCAGACCTGAACCATTCAGTGCCAGTCTCACACCTCAAGATCTTCCACAGTCTGTTAATATCACTTCGGATTGCAGCACCAGCCACTGTTTCGGTTCTTCCAATTCCCCAAACCTGGTCATCGTTATTGCAGCCACCATAGCTACATTTGGAGTTCTTGTGTGTGCCCTTATGGCCGCCTTTTGGCTCCGAAACCATCGGAAACAAAATCTTGTCAGTGCTTTGCATAAGGCTTCAAATAGTCTTCTTGTCACTGATCCAACGAAGTGTTCATACCGTACTGCATCTCCACTCATTAGCCTTGAGTACTCCAGCCACTGGGATCCATTGACTGATGAGAGAACCAGCATTGGGTCATCACAGGAGGCTCCTCAGATCTACAGGTTTAACTTGGAGGAGATAGAATGTGCCACTCAGTACTTTTCAGAGGCGAACTTGATAGGTAAGAAGAGTAGCTTTGCAGCAACATACAAGgggagactacgtgatggaaccGAGATTGCAGTGAAGAGGATCAACAAGACTAGTTGCAAGTCAGAGGAAGCAGAATTTCTCATGGGGCTGAAGGCATTGACATTGCTGAGGCACGAGAACTTAATTGGCTTAAGGGGCTTTTGTTACTCAAGAGCAAGAGGGGAGTGCTTCCTCATTTATGATTTTGCTGCAAATGGAAGCTTGTCAGAATATCTAGATATCAAATGCCATGAGATTCACAACGTTCTTGACTGGCCTATAAGAGTTTCTATAGTCAAGGGCATTGCCAAAG GTATGGAATATCTACACAGCAACCAACCTAACAAGCCCTCCTTGCTCCATCAAAACTTGTCATCAACAAGAGTCCTCATTGACTGCCATTTCAACCCCCAAATCTCTGGTGCAGGCCTGCACAAACTGTTAGCGGAGGATGTCATCTTCTCCTGTCTCAAGACAAGTGCTGCCATGGGCTACTTGGCCCCTGAGTACGCCGTGGTTGGCCGGTTCTCTGAGAAGAGTGACGTCTATGCCTTTGGGGTCATTGTGTTCCAACTTCTCACGGGAAAGACAAGAACCTGCCACTTGAGACCTGATGCTGAGTCTGGCAAGCTTGAAGATCTCATCGATGAGAGTCTGCAGGGTAATTACTCGAAGCCTGAGGCAGCTAAATTAGCAGGCATTGCATTGCTCTGCACAAGTGAAGTGCCAAACCAGAGACCAACAATGGAGGCTGTTGTTCAGGAATTGGAGGGAAGCAGATGCAGGAACTAG